A portion of the Bacteroides faecium genome contains these proteins:
- a CDS encoding Crp/Fnr family transcriptional regulator produces MDIYDIIDNIYKLPLASKEALLNEAPEVTYPKGFHLFLANRKSSRFYLMKKGMLHAYTYKSDKKVTFWFGKEGDAIFPLQTLYNNQAGYENIELLEDSVLYELSVDKLHDLYLADIHIANWGRKFAERECIKSEQLFISRQFKTSLERYQDLIADYPDILQRVPLGIISSYLGISQVSLSRIRAKIR; encoded by the coding sequence ATGGACATCTATGACATCATTGACAATATCTACAAACTGCCGCTTGCATCCAAGGAAGCCCTGTTGAATGAAGCACCGGAAGTAACCTATCCTAAAGGTTTTCACTTGTTTCTGGCAAACCGTAAAAGTTCCAGATTCTATCTGATGAAGAAAGGAATGTTGCATGCATATACCTATAAATCGGACAAGAAAGTGACATTTTGGTTCGGAAAGGAAGGGGACGCTATTTTTCCTTTGCAGACCCTTTATAATAATCAGGCGGGATATGAGAATATAGAACTACTAGAAGACAGTGTGCTGTATGAATTGAGTGTCGATAAACTACACGACCTTTATCTGGCGGATATACATATAGCCAACTGGGGACGGAAGTTTGCCGAAAGGGAGTGTATCAAATCAGAACAGCTATTTATATCGCGGCAGTTCAAGACCTCACTGGAACGCTATCAGGATTTGATTGCTGATTACCCCGACATACTTCAACGTGTACCATTAGGAATTATCTCTTCCTATTTGGGAATCTCCCAAGTCAGTCTGAGCAGAATCAGGGCGAAGATAAGATGA
- a CDS encoding DMT family transporter: protein MNWILLILAGCLELVFTFCLGKINRVFGMEKYVWSFVLLVSLCVSMLLLIKVTRTLPVGTAYAIWTGIGAAGTVLIGIFFFKEPASVGRLFFIFTLICSIIGLKLVSH from the coding sequence ATGAATTGGATTCTTTTGATTTTGGCAGGTTGCCTTGAGCTGGTGTTTACTTTCTGTCTGGGAAAGATAAACAGGGTATTCGGAATGGAGAAATATGTGTGGTCATTCGTACTTTTGGTATCCTTATGCGTGAGTATGCTGCTTCTGATAAAGGTGACCAGAACGCTGCCGGTCGGTACGGCTTATGCGATATGGACAGGCATCGGTGCGGCAGGCACGGTATTAATTGGTATCTTCTTCTTTAAAGAACCTGCAAGTGTGGGACGGTTGTTCTTTATCTTCACATTGATTTGCTCCATTATCGGGTTGAAATTGGTATCACATTGA
- a CDS encoding MATE family efflux transporter has translation MKELNLTQGSVPKVLLQFAVPFLIANVLQALYGGADLFVVGQYDDSASVAAVAIGSQVMQTITGIILGITTGTTVLIAIATGAKDNRKVAFTIGSSVWLFSIVGVLLTLVMVVFHGQIAELMHTPAEAMADTKSYILVCSAGILFIVGYNVVCGILRGLGDSKTPLYFVGLACVINIVLDFILVGYFHLGPTGAAVATITAQGVSFVISLWFLHGHGFHFEFTRKDIRLNKNLSKKIMVLGAPIALQDALINVSFLIITVIVNQMGVIASASLGVVEKIIVFAMLPPMAISSAVATMTAQNYGAGLIQRMNKCLASGIGIALVFGVSVCVYSQFLPETLTAFFSKDAAVVAMAAEYLRGYSIDCIIVSFVFCINSYFSGQGNSLFPMIHSLIATFLFRIPLSYWFSQIDSSSLFLMGFAPPLSTVVSLLICIWYLRYNQKRMYSKGTVMPAISN, from the coding sequence ATGAAAGAGTTGAATTTGACACAGGGGAGTGTTCCGAAGGTACTGCTGCAATTTGCAGTGCCTTTTCTTATTGCCAACGTGCTTCAGGCACTTTATGGCGGGGCGGACTTGTTTGTTGTGGGGCAATATGATGATTCTGCCAGTGTGGCGGCTGTGGCTATCGGCAGCCAGGTGATGCAGACGATTACAGGTATCATCCTTGGCATAACGACGGGGACAACCGTATTGATTGCTATTGCCACCGGAGCAAAAGATAACCGGAAAGTAGCGTTTACAATCGGTTCTTCCGTATGGCTGTTCTCAATCGTAGGAGTGTTGCTGACTTTGGTTATGGTCGTGTTTCACGGGCAGATAGCCGAATTGATGCATACGCCTGCGGAAGCAATGGCTGATACGAAAAGTTATATCCTGGTATGCTCGGCAGGTATTTTGTTCATAGTGGGGTACAACGTAGTGTGTGGTATCCTGCGTGGACTGGGCGACTCCAAGACACCGCTTTATTTTGTAGGATTGGCGTGCGTGATTAATATTGTCCTCGACTTTATCTTGGTCGGCTATTTCCATTTGGGGCCTACGGGAGCTGCTGTAGCTACCATAACAGCACAGGGAGTCAGCTTTGTCATCTCGCTTTGGTTCTTGCACGGTCATGGATTCCATTTCGAGTTTACACGGAAGGATATCCGGCTGAACAAGAATTTATCCAAAAAGATTATGGTGCTGGGAGCACCCATTGCATTGCAGGACGCGTTAATCAATGTTTCATTCTTGATTATAACGGTCATTGTCAACCAAATGGGAGTCATCGCATCAGCTTCTTTGGGTGTTGTAGAGAAAATCATCGTCTTTGCGATGCTGCCGCCAATGGCGATATCATCGGCAGTGGCAACCATGACGGCACAGAATTACGGTGCGGGACTGATACAGCGGATGAACAAATGCCTGGCTTCGGGCATTGGAATTGCCCTTGTTTTCGGTGTATCGGTTTGTGTGTATTCCCAATTCCTGCCGGAGACGCTTACCGCATTCTTTTCCAAAGATGCGGCGGTGGTGGCAATGGCAGCGGAGTATTTGCGGGGGTATAGTATCGACTGTATCATTGTAAGTTTTGTGTTCTGCATCAATTCTTACTTCAGCGGACAGGGAAATTCATTGTTCCCGATGATTCACAGTCTGATAGCGACCTTCCTGTTCCGTATTCCGTTGTCGTACTGGTTCAGCCAGATAGACAGTTCCTCACTGTTCCTCATGGGCTTTGCTCCGCCCTTGTCGACGGTGGTCTCGTTATTGATTTGTATTTGGTATTTGCGATATAACCAAAAGAGAATGTACTCGAAAGGCACTGTGATGCCTGCTATATCGAATTAA
- a CDS encoding AraC family transcriptional regulator yields MKNLIPRYTFHKNKYGSELLIDVVELKYVKKFLAESSVHTLTYYDITFITEGEGNFSIDNRTYEAFPQDVFFSKAGEIRNWDTHHITNGYALIFEDEFLSFLFRDSMFVRHLAFFKPEKTSAKLHLPDELYTRVLQVLHNIKTEIDSYKQNDNDVHVLRALLYEVLMLLERAYQKAVSNEEIATDKEINNTHIDRFIHLVGTHLKEQHSVQFYADRLCITPNYLNEIITSAMGLSAKRYIQNKVIDEAKRLLAYTDAPISDIAFELHFSTVSYFIRRFRQHTGETPLLYRKKYKP; encoded by the coding sequence ATGAAGAACTTGATTCCCCGATATACTTTCCACAAAAATAAGTATGGCAGTGAACTTTTGATTGATGTCGTCGAACTGAAATATGTGAAGAAGTTCCTGGCTGAAAGTTCTGTCCATACGCTGACTTATTATGATATTACTTTTATAACGGAAGGAGAGGGGAACTTTTCCATCGACAACCGTACTTATGAAGCTTTCCCCCAAGATGTGTTTTTCTCAAAAGCGGGAGAGATTCGGAATTGGGATACGCATCACATAACAAACGGATATGCTTTGATTTTTGAGGATGAGTTTTTGTCTTTCCTCTTTAGGGATTCTATGTTTGTCCGGCATCTTGCGTTTTTCAAACCGGAAAAGACATCAGCCAAACTGCATCTACCGGACGAACTTTATACACGTGTCCTTCAAGTCTTGCACAATATCAAAACGGAGATTGACTCTTACAAACAGAATGATAATGACGTGCATGTTTTGAGGGCATTGCTTTATGAAGTTCTGATGCTGTTGGAGCGGGCGTATCAGAAGGCGGTTTCAAACGAGGAAATCGCCACAGATAAAGAAATCAATAATACTCATATAGACAGATTCATCCATTTGGTAGGAACTCATTTGAAGGAACAACATTCTGTTCAGTTTTATGCGGATAGACTTTGCATCACTCCCAATTACCTGAATGAAATCATAACTTCGGCAATGGGGCTTAGTGCGAAGCGATACATTCAGAATAAAGTGATAGATGAGGCTAAAAGGTTGCTTGCTTATACAGACGCTCCGATATCGGATATTGCGTTTGAGCTTCATTTCTCGACGGTTTCTTATTTTATCCGCCGCTTCCGGCAGCATACGGGAGAAACGCCGTTACTCTACCGGAAAAAGTATAAACCGTAA
- a CDS encoding DUF2867 domain-containing protein, which produces MKVQNNICEGSLITNYLPADYCDSFSKTIVSDKVVTPEVFMDIAFNQSPAWVNGLMALRNAIVKPLGLEVNIRFTDTILERSPNEIVFGMPDKHLTFYASLWCGEKEVDGQMFAITTIVKYNNRLGRFYFFFIRPFHKTIMRSILNRVAKQMK; this is translated from the coding sequence ATGAAAGTACAAAACAACATATGTGAGGGAAGTCTCATCACCAATTACCTTCCGGCGGATTACTGTGATTCTTTTTCAAAAACAATAGTGAGTGATAAAGTGGTTACTCCCGAAGTATTTATGGATATAGCCTTTAACCAGTCTCCCGCTTGGGTGAACGGATTGATGGCGCTGCGAAATGCAATCGTCAAACCGTTGGGGCTGGAAGTCAATATACGTTTTACGGATACGATTCTTGAAAGAAGTCCGAATGAGATTGTTTTCGGCATGCCTGATAAGCACCTGACATTTTACGCGTCTTTATGGTGCGGAGAGAAAGAGGTTGATGGACAAATGTTTGCTATTACAACGATTGTAAAGTACAATAACCGGCTGGGACGATTCTACTTCTTCTTTATTCGCCCTTTCCATAAAACTATCATGCGTTCCATACTGAACAGAGTTGCCAAACAAATGAAATAA
- a CDS encoding STM4012 family radical SAM protein, with translation MNQPLSRYVDYMYSYPHKTAYRPFPAPVSLLPYLEQLEGRKASLYFHIPFCSHKCGYCNLFSLQTNRIEYIATYLDALYRQAKELSPLTAGLTFDSFAIGGGTPLLLTVPQLEQLMTTAALFGVHPSHAFTSVETSPEYADRSRLNVLKQAGVARVSIGIQSFQDEELKAIKRRPRQNTIYQALEGIRQMDFPYFNIDLIYGIKGQTVESFLYSLEEALRFQPNELFIYPLYVRQGTGITEREPDDVCFRMYRAACELLQAKGFLQTSMRRFIHHPSTDAEVSCGDEVMLSCGSGGRSYLGDLHYATRYTVCQQCIAREIDEYMATTDFTVARNGFILSAKEQQQRFIIKNLMYYMGIDKAEYTRRFGEPLDRTPLFRELAEQHWIEETPERIRLTSEGLGYSDYIGQLFITPEIRQLMETYSY, from the coding sequence ATGAATCAACCTCTATCCCGATATGTAGACTATATGTATAGTTATCCGCATAAAACGGCGTACCGTCCTTTTCCTGCTCCGGTTTCGCTGCTCCCATATTTGGAGCAACTGGAAGGCAGAAAGGCGTCACTCTACTTTCATATCCCTTTTTGCAGCCATAAATGCGGATACTGCAACTTATTCTCCCTGCAAACGAACCGTATCGAATATATCGCCACTTATCTGGACGCCCTTTACAGACAGGCGAAAGAACTCTCACCGCTCACTGCCGGACTGACGTTTGATAGCTTTGCCATCGGCGGCGGTACTCCGTTGCTGCTGACTGTCCCACAACTGGAACAACTAATGACTACCGCCGCTTTGTTCGGTGTGCATCCGTCCCATGCCTTTACTTCCGTAGAGACTTCACCGGAATACGCAGACCGTTCGCGGCTCAATGTTTTGAAACAGGCGGGAGTAGCCCGCGTAAGTATCGGCATACAGAGTTTTCAAGATGAAGAACTGAAAGCTATCAAAAGGCGCCCCCGGCAAAACACTATTTATCAAGCGTTGGAAGGCATTCGTCAAATGGATTTTCCCTATTTCAATATCGACTTGATTTATGGCATTAAGGGACAGACGGTAGAAAGTTTCCTCTATTCACTGGAAGAAGCGCTCCGGTTCCAGCCGAACGAACTGTTTATTTATCCGCTATATGTGCGTCAGGGTACGGGCATTACCGAGCGGGAACCGGATGATGTCTGTTTCCGAATGTATCGTGCTGCCTGCGAGTTATTGCAAGCAAAAGGCTTTCTGCAAACATCCATGCGGCGTTTTATTCATCATCCGTCCACTGACGCGGAAGTTTCATGTGGCGACGAAGTGATGCTTTCGTGCGGGTCGGGCGGACGCAGCTATTTGGGTGATTTACACTATGCCACCCGATATACCGTCTGTCAGCAATGCATTGCCCGCGAGATAGACGAATATATGGCAACCACTGATTTCACCGTAGCCCGGAACGGATTTATCCTTTCCGCAAAAGAACAACAGCAACGTTTTATCATCAAGAATCTGATGTACTATATGGGGATTGACAAGGCTGAATATACCCGGCGTTTTGGAGAGCCGCTTGACAGGACTCCGTTGTTCCGCGAACTGGCGGAACAGCACTGGATAGAGGAAACTCCAGAACGTATCCGGCTGACTTCCGAAGGACTTGGCTATTCCGATTATATCGGTCAGTTATTTATCACTCCGGAAATCAGGCAATTAATGGAAACTTATTCCTATTGA
- a CDS encoding pyridoxamine 5'-phosphate oxidase family protein: protein MMRDAEKTVGNMIDKLKTAFIGSIDSEGFPTIKAMLQPRKREGIKTIYLTTNTSSMRVAQYRENNHACIYFCDNRFFRGVMLRGTMEVLTDSASKEMIWQEGDTMYYPEGVTDPDYCVLKFTATSGRFYSNFKSESFIVE from the coding sequence ATGATGAGAGACGCAGAAAAAACGGTAGGGAACATGATTGATAAGTTAAAAACAGCCTTTATCGGTTCCATAGACAGCGAAGGATTTCCTACTATCAAAGCCATGTTGCAACCCCGGAAAAGGGAAGGGATAAAAACGATTTATCTGACAACGAATACTTCGTCAATGCGTGTTGCGCAATACCGGGAAAACAATCATGCCTGTATTTACTTTTGTGATAACCGCTTCTTTCGGGGAGTAATGTTGCGCGGCACAATGGAAGTGTTGACAGACAGTGCCAGTAAAGAGATGATATGGCAGGAAGGTGATACAATGTATTATCCCGAAGGAGTCACCGACCCCGACTATTGTGTATTGAAATTTACGGCAACTTCCGGTAGGTTTTATAGTAATTTCAAATCGGAGAGCTTTATCGTAGAGTAG
- a CDS encoding Crp/Fnr family transcriptional regulator, with amino-acid sequence MEAYLKKLCFEYQVEEKEVKELLARMEMVHLDKGGTIASATMPEQSLYIIVSGILHTFSSHQGEDKTIRFLSAGDAILCYNTRKHSVKTLTRCVAYYISEDEIEELCATSITFSNLVRQLMEYQFYFKEEMNVNMRKLTIREKYLSLLTEIPDILYRVPLKYITHYLGADVTSLGYLAGSQK; translated from the coding sequence ATGGAAGCTTATTTGAAGAAACTCTGTTTTGAGTATCAGGTGGAAGAAAAAGAAGTGAAAGAGCTGTTGGCTCGTATGGAAATGGTGCATTTGGATAAAGGTGGGACGATTGCTTCTGCTACAATGCCCGAGCAGAGCTTGTATATTATCGTTTCCGGTATCTTGCATACATTTTCCAGTCATCAGGGAGAGGACAAGACTATCCGCTTCCTGTCGGCAGGGGATGCGATATTGTGTTACAACACAAGAAAACATTCCGTAAAAACACTGACGAGATGTGTGGCTTATTACATCAGCGAGGATGAGATTGAGGAACTGTGCGCTACGTCCATAACATTCTCCAACCTGGTACGTCAGCTTATGGAATACCAGTTTTACTTTAAAGAAGAAATGAATGTGAATATGCGCAAACTGACGATTAGGGAAAAGTATCTTTCTCTATTGACGGAAATACCCGACATTTTATACAGAGTACCTCTGAAGTATATTACTCATTATTTGGGGGCTGATGTGACAAGCCTGGGATATTTGGCGGGAAGTCAGAAATAA
- a CDS encoding flavodoxin, with protein sequence MRKFYLSFVILVVLACIFVVYAKAIAVSNLTEMPEVEKTTASESIIPTKGKILIVYFTSPETDGVDTSSGASRLVSNGKLYGNTEYVATLISEETGGDLFQIKTVHAYPGAHKELIDAAKKEVESKARPQLATHIKNLADYDVVFVGFPNWWYDMPMVLYSFFDEYDFTGKTLIPFCTHGGSRFSQAEKTIASLEKGAKMQKGLAISRNNVNNSGESVSKWLRDMGMTSKSK encoded by the coding sequence ATGAGAAAATTTTATTTATCATTCGTAATTTTAGTAGTGTTGGCTTGTATCTTTGTAGTTTATGCCAAAGCGATAGCTGTTAGTAATTTGACAGAAATGCCTGAAGTAGAAAAAACAACAGCCAGTGAAAGTATAATACCGACTAAAGGCAAGATATTGATTGTTTATTTCACTTCGCCCGAAACAGACGGAGTGGATACCTCATCCGGTGCCAGCCGTCTCGTATCAAACGGTAAACTTTATGGTAATACCGAATATGTAGCTACTCTTATCAGTGAAGAGACAGGCGGCGACCTCTTTCAGATAAAGACTGTGCATGCTTACCCGGGCGCACACAAAGAATTGATAGATGCTGCCAAAAAGGAAGTTGAGTCGAAAGCTCGTCCGCAATTGGCAACACACATTAAGAATCTTGCCGACTATGATGTTGTATTTGTAGGCTTTCCGAACTGGTGGTATGATATGCCAATGGTACTCTATTCGTTCTTCGATGAATATGACTTTACAGGTAAAACCCTCATACCATTCTGTACACATGGAGGAAGCCGTTTCTCACAAGCGGAAAAGACCATTGCCTCATTGGAAAAGGGGGCAAAGATGCAGAAAGGGCTTGCCATTTCCCGTAATAATGTTAATAACTCAGGAGAGTCTGTCTCGAAATGGCTGCGGGATATGGGTATGACAAGTAAAAGTAAATAA
- a CDS encoding DUF1016 N-terminal domain-containing protein — MPNNIFLETKYTIAVQTIKTAILQSQYQAIKLLNKEQLALYYGIGRYISQNSRNGYWGTGAIAFISNKLQRNCPALEVFLKQTSD; from the coding sequence ATGCCAAACAATATTTTTTTAGAAACCAAATACACAATAGCTGTCCAAACAATAAAGACAGCTATATTACAGAGCCAATATCAAGCAATAAAGCTTTTAAACAAGGAACAATTGGCTTTGTATTATGGCATAGGACGTTATATTTCTCAAAATTCACGTAATGGATATTGGGGAACCGGTGCCATTGCTTTCATTAGCAACAAGCTTCAAAGGAACTGCCCGGCCTTAGAGGTTTTTCTGAAACAAACCTCAGATTAA
- a CDS encoding STM4011 family radical SAM protein, translated as MANEGSLLSVRRIYYRGKLNSCNYTCSYCPFGKKSHPASTMQDKQAWSRFITAIEQWEGETLQLFVIPYGEALIHRYYREGIMRLASLPQVTGISCQTNLSFPADEWLDELRTAPELINKIKIWASFHPEMTSVEKFVRQLHTLHNAGIQVCAGAVGNPSAKNILADLRNALMPDIYLFINAMQGLKSLVSDDDIRFFTQLDNLFEYDLRNAPAQWENCSGGRSNCFIDWKGDIFACPRSKVKIGNLYQNQKTGQNQKLDTSLSCQRKVCDCYIAFSNLSNHPLHDILGEGAFWRIPDKSLITAVFFDVDGTLTDAQGKVPESYANTLRYIAQSVPLYLATSLSMEQARRKLGKTLFSLFKGGAFANGGLLLYDGQSRCLPVELLPDVNEESAKITAHSYEGQVYKYSMLVYEKEQRESILFRLKAKPYQVFYKPPLIAVVHKEAGKKKGVLHICKDLAFPLEQVLIVGNSQKDWEMMSAVPHSCAVMNSEPLLKEHARYTLNPDRLPAFFRFRK; from the coding sequence ATGGCAAATGAAGGCTCTTTACTTTCCGTCCGACGTATATACTATCGGGGTAAATTGAATAGTTGTAACTACACTTGTTCTTATTGTCCTTTCGGCAAGAAGTCTCATCCTGCATCTACAATGCAGGACAAACAGGCATGGAGTCGTTTTATTACTGCTATTGAGCAATGGGAAGGAGAAACTTTGCAACTATTTGTCATTCCCTACGGGGAAGCACTCATACATCGCTATTATAGGGAAGGAATAATGCGGCTTGCGTCATTACCACAAGTTACCGGAATTTCCTGTCAGACTAATCTTTCTTTTCCTGCCGACGAATGGCTGGACGAACTCCGGACTGCTCCGGAATTGATAAATAAGATAAAGATTTGGGCTAGCTTTCATCCGGAAATGACTTCAGTAGAGAAATTTGTCCGGCAACTTCATACGCTTCATAATGCGGGAATACAAGTCTGTGCCGGAGCTGTCGGCAATCCGTCGGCAAAAAATATACTTGCTGATTTGAGAAATGCTCTCATGCCGGATATTTATCTGTTTATTAATGCTATGCAGGGACTAAAATCCCTGGTGAGCGATGACGATATTCGTTTTTTTACTCAATTGGATAATCTCTTCGAGTATGATTTGCGAAACGCTCCAGCTCAATGGGAGAATTGCTCAGGGGGAAGAAGTAATTGCTTTATTGACTGGAAAGGAGACATCTTTGCCTGCCCTAGAAGTAAAGTGAAGATAGGCAATCTTTATCAGAATCAAAAAACGGGTCAGAATCAAAAGTTGGATACCTCGCTTTCTTGTCAGCGGAAAGTCTGTGACTGCTACATTGCTTTCAGCAACCTGTCGAATCACCCTCTGCATGACATACTGGGAGAAGGTGCCTTTTGGCGGATACCGGATAAGTCCTTGATTACTGCCGTTTTTTTTGATGTGGACGGAACATTGACCGATGCACAAGGGAAAGTCCCGGAAAGTTATGCTAATACCTTACGATATATAGCGCAATCTGTCCCATTATATCTGGCTACTTCTTTATCTATGGAACAGGCACGGAGAAAATTAGGAAAGACTCTTTTTAGCCTGTTTAAAGGTGGAGCATTTGCAAACGGCGGATTATTGTTGTACGACGGGCAGAGCCGATGTTTACCGGTTGAATTACTACCGGACGTGAACGAAGAATCTGCAAAGATAACGGCGCATAGCTATGAAGGCCAAGTCTATAAGTATAGCATGCTGGTTTATGAGAAAGAACAGAGGGAGAGCATTCTTTTTCGATTAAAAGCAAAACCTTATCAGGTATTTTATAAGCCACCCCTTATCGCAGTTGTACATAAGGAAGCCGGCAAAAAGAAAGGAGTACTCCATATATGTAAAGATTTAGCTTTCCCTCTAGAGCAAGTTTTGATTGTCGGCAACTCGCAGAAAGATTGGGAAATGATGTCGGCAGTACCCCATTCTTGTGCAGTGATGAACTCCGAACCACTATTGAAAGAACATGCCCGCTACACGTTGAATCCCGACCGCCTGCCTGCTTTCTTCCGCTTCCGCAAATAG
- a CDS encoding helix-turn-helix domain-containing protein yields MGNIIKLETIQEYNMLLGAETLHPLVSITDLSKLKSIRHCRKNFGFYCVFYKELKCGTLQYGRNKYDYQDGTLVFISPGQVAGVDDGGETLNPKGLALMFHPDLLYGTPLTRRMKDYTFFSYESNEALHMSERERQIILNCFKEIQEELEHAIDKHTKQIVASNIETLLNHCVRFYERQFITRETVNRDLLGNFERILNSYYASDKPQTIGLPSVGYCAEQMHLSPNYFGDLIKKETGKSAQEYIQLSVMERVKELLAEKDKTVSEIAYELGFKYPHHLSRIFKKVVGTTPNEYRLQVG; encoded by the coding sequence ATGGGAAATATAATAAAGTTAGAGACAATTCAAGAGTACAATATGTTGCTGGGAGCAGAAACGTTGCATCCCCTTGTCAGCATAACGGATCTTTCCAAACTAAAGTCAATCCGGCATTGCCGGAAAAACTTCGGTTTCTACTGTGTATTTTATAAGGAGCTTAAATGCGGGACATTACAATATGGACGTAATAAATACGATTATCAAGACGGGACATTGGTGTTTATCTCTCCCGGTCAAGTGGCAGGCGTGGACGACGGGGGCGAAACGCTCAATCCCAAAGGGCTCGCATTGATGTTTCATCCGGATTTGCTATATGGAACACCGCTTACCCGCAGAATGAAAGATTACACTTTCTTTTCTTATGAATCCAACGAAGCCCTGCATATGTCCGAACGTGAACGCCAAATTATCCTCAACTGTTTCAAAGAGATTCAAGAGGAACTGGAACACGCTATCGACAAACATACCAAACAAATCGTAGCTTCAAACATTGAAACTTTACTCAATCACTGTGTCCGTTTCTACGAACGTCAGTTTATTACCCGCGAGACGGTCAACCGGGATTTGCTCGGTAATTTCGAGCGCATACTAAATTCATATTATGCATCAGACAAACCCCAGACTATTGGATTACCGTCCGTCGGATATTGTGCTGAACAGATGCATCTTTCTCCCAATTATTTCGGAGACTTGATAAAAAAGGAAACTGGCAAGTCCGCTCAAGAGTATATCCAGTTGTCTGTCATGGAGAGAGTTAAAGAACTGTTAGCGGAAAAGGACAAGACTGTCAGTGAAATTGCCTACGAACTCGGTTTCAAGTATCCGCATCATTTGAGCAGAATATTCAAAAAGGTGGTAGGCACAACTCCTAATGAATATCGTCTGCAAGTCGGATAG
- a CDS encoding alpha/beta hydrolase: MKKYLTLKLVIMMILTQGIAALSAQNNPFGLVYENALKENIKGQVNIHPVTYQLHGIDIAANVYVPADYDPAKTYAAIVVAHPNGGVKEQVAGLYAQRLAENGYITLVADASYQGASGGEPRNTDKPAYRIEDIHGMVDYITHYPGVDTERLGILGICGGGGYTLKTAQSDKRLKAVATLSMFNSGKVRREGFMGSQISTIQERLKQATEARAQEMAGGEILYTGESNLTDEQIAKLPFDLYREGLIYYGKTHAHPNSTFRYTVSSLLDLMIWDATSNVDLINQPLLMLAGSKADTFYMTDEAFQKATGTTDKELFLIPGATHIQTYYVPEYVDMAVKKLIAFFNEKL; this comes from the coding sequence ATGAAGAAATATTTAACTCTCAAATTAGTTATTATGATGATACTAACTCAAGGTATTGCGGCTCTCTCCGCACAGAACAATCCTTTCGGGCTGGTTTATGAAAATGCACTTAAGGAAAATATCAAAGGGCAGGTAAATATCCACCCTGTCACTTATCAGTTGCATGGGATAGATATTGCAGCCAATGTATATGTGCCTGCTGATTATGACCCTGCAAAGACATACGCGGCAATAGTAGTGGCGCATCCCAATGGGGGAGTTAAGGAACAGGTTGCCGGTCTTTATGCACAGCGTTTGGCAGAGAATGGGTATATCACCTTAGTGGCGGATGCTTCCTATCAGGGAGCAAGTGGTGGAGAACCGCGCAATACGGATAAGCCTGCCTACCGTATTGAGGATATTCACGGCATGGTTGATTATATTACCCATTATCCGGGCGTTGATACGGAGCGGCTCGGTATTCTAGGAATCTGTGGCGGTGGCGGATATACTTTAAAAACTGCGCAGTCTGACAAACGTTTAAAGGCGGTAGCTACCCTAAGTATGTTTAATTCCGGAAAAGTCAGGAGAGAAGGATTTATGGGCTCTCAGATATCTACCATTCAGGAAAGACTGAAACAAGCAACAGAAGCCCGTGCACAAGAAATGGCAGGTGGCGAAATCTTATATACAGGAGAATCCAACCTGACCGATGAACAGATAGCCAAACTGCCGTTCGATTTATACCGTGAAGGGCTTATCTATTATGGTAAAACTCATGCTCACCCAAATTCCACTTTCAGATATACGGTCAGCAGCCTGCTTGACCTGATGATATGGGATGCTACTTCTAACGTTGACTTGATAAACCAGCCATTACTCATGTTGGCAGGCAGCAAAGCCGATACTTTTTATATGACCGATGAAGCCTTTCAAAAAGCAACCGGAACTACGGATAAGGAATTATTTCTGATACCCGGGGCTACTCATATTCAGACTTACTATGTTCCCGAATATGTAGACATGGCAGTGAAGAAATTGATAGCGTTCTTTAATGAGAAATTGTAA